The DNA region TCGCCTGGAGGCAGAGGAGATCGACCCGCTCGAACGCCCTCACGGATACGCCAGCCAGAAACAGCGGGGCGGCCAGACGGCCCAGTTCCCGCCAGGGCGTGCGGTCGGCCGCAAGAAGCGATGGACGGACGAACCACCGGGCCGCGACAAGTTCCAGCGCGGTAGCTGCAACCGTGGCGACGACGGCTCCGTTCACGCCAAACCCCACCTGGACGAGGACAAGGACAAGCACCAAGCGGCCGATCCAGCGGATGCTGCTCGCGACGGCGCGCGCGCGGAACCGCTCCAATCCGGTCAGCACGAGCCGGTGACTGAGCGCGAGACCGGCGAGCGGGGCGCTCAGCGCGGCCAGGTACAAGAGCGGCACCACCGCTCGATCGCCGAGCAACGCGCCTGCCGGCCCGGCGCAGATTGCCAGCAGCGCCCCGATCGCGACGCCCACCGCGAGCATCGCGCGGACGATGGCCGATCCGACCGGCCGCCAGTCGCTCGCGACAGCAATCTGGCGAATCGCGGCGCGCGAGAAGAACGACGCGACCAGCCACTCGACCCAGCCGATCACCGTGGCGGCCAGTGCGAACAGTCCGTACTGCGACGGTCCCAGGCGTCGCGCCAGGAACACGGAAATGACGAGGGCGGTCGGAACAAACAGGCTGTCGGCAACCAGAAGCCAGGCGCCCCCCGCAAGCGTGGCGCGAAACGGAGACCGCTGCGGTTCGCTCATCGGCATCAAGCGCCCGCGACTCGTCCGGCGGCCGGCACATCCTCGACGTGCGACTCTTCGGCGTTGACCTCCCAGACATCGTGCTGTCCGCCGAGCACATTGAGCGCAGCCAGGCGCCCGGTCAGCATCGAGTGGTCCTGGTTGTTGTACCGGTGTGTACCGCTGCGGCCGATTGTCTGGAGGTTTTCGAAATGCCCCAGGTAGTCGCGGATTATTGCGAGGTTCGCGCGGTACCCGCAGTCGTACACCGGGTAGGCGTTCTCCTGCCGAATCACGCATCCGTCCTCGACGCGGGCCGCGGGCGCGAGGCCCAGCGCGTGCAGTTCGCGCGTGGCCAACTCGAGAAGCTCGGCGTCGGTTCGGGACCACACCGCATCGCCGGTCGAGCAGAAGTACTCCATCCCCAGGCTGGTTCGGTGCGGGGCCGAAACCATCGACGCGCTCCAGTTCCCGAAGTTCTGGATCCGGCCGACCAGCACCTCCGGGCCGTGCACGTAAAGCCACGTGTCGGGAAACGTGCGCGGCGTGTCGATGATCAGGCCAACCATGATGAAGTCGCGGTGCCGCAGGGCGCGGCCCGCCGCGAGCACGTCCGGCGGGGGCGCAGGATCGAGGCGTTCCAGGAGATGCCTGAGCGGGAGAGTCGAAATCACGTGCCCCGCGCTCAGTGTCTCGGTGACGTCGCCGCCGACCTCGACGCGGTCAACCCGTCGGCCATCGTGATGGATGCGCATGACCGGCGTTGCGAGGCGCACGGTCCCGCCCGCCGCCACGACGAGGTCCGCGAAGCGCTCCCACATCTGGCCGGGGCCGAGGCGCGGGTAGTGGAACTCGCGTGCGAGCGAGGCGGCGCCGTTGCGGCGGCCGAGTGCGCTGGCGATAGCCGAGCGCATCGTCAGGCCACGGATGCGTTGCGCGGCCCAATCCGCCCGGATCTCTGAGCACGGCATGCCCCAGACCTTCTCGGTGTAGGTCTTGAAGAACGCCTCGTACAGCCGCCGGCCGAACCGGTTGACGACCCACTCTTCAAACGTCCGTTCCTGTGGCGACGGACGCACGCGCGCGCTGAGGTAGCTGGCGATGATGCGAGCGCTCTCCCACGCCCCAAGGTTCCGCACGACGTTGACCAGATTGACCGGGTAGTCGAAGAACCGCCCGCGATAGAGGATGCGCGACAATCTCGGGACCCTGAGGAAGTCGTCGCCGAGCGTCTCTTGCCACTGCCGCTGGATCTCGGGCATCCGGGTGAGGAAGCGATGCCCGCCGACGTCGAATCGGTAGCCGCGGCACGACTCCGTTCGGGCGAGACCGCCCACTCTTGCCCGCTGCTCGCAGACGAGCACCTCCACGCCGGCGACCGCGAGAGACCTGGCGGCAGCCAGTCCGGCCGGGCCGGCCCCGGCGATGATGACCCGCCCGGGCGTGGTCACTCGCGCCCCGGATCGCCCTTGTGCGGGCTGGTTCCCGGGCGGGCCGGCACAACTACGGGGCGGCCGCTAAGACGAAGCACGTGGATCGACACGCCGAGGCAGAACCCGACAGCGCAGCACAGATAGTGCACCCACTGCCACGCTAGGGCCCGCACAGCAAAGACGGGACCGCGCGCCCGCACGAAGAACTGCGCGAGGCGCGCGTCGAGAAGAATTTCCACCACCGCGAACAAGACAGCCGCGCGCCGCGCCCACGGGAACCAAGCGGACGCGACCAGCGACACACCGAGCGCCGACGCCACGGCCACGGCGGCGCGACCTGACCAGCGGAGGTTGAGGTCATCCGGCATGTGCCCGTTGGCGAGGATCAGACGCGTCCAGGGAATCGCGCGATCGAAAATCTCCGAGTGCAAGAGGCGGGAAGTCGTCCAGCGCTTCAGGTGCGTCACGCTCAACGACTTGACCATGCGGATCCGCGCGCCCGATGCGAGCAGCCGCGATCCCAGTTCAATGTCTTCGATGCTGGCGCGGGTGTGGCTCTCGTCGTATCCCCCCACGCGCTCGAACACCTCGCGCCGCACCGCTCCGCACGCGCTCCAAAATGCACACGCCTCGTCGCGCGCCGTCTGGTGGACGAACCGGTGCGAGAGGTTCTTGTACTGGGACAGGAAGTTCGTGGCCCCCGGCGCATCATCATAGGAACCGACGATGGCGGCGTGGCTGGGAAACTCGGCGAACGCCGCAAGGACTCGACGGATCGCGTCGGGCCGCAGCGTCACGTCGGCGTCCACGAAGAAGAGAATGTCGCCATCCGCCACCCGTGCGGCTGCGTTGCGGGCGCGGGCCGGTCCTCCGCGCCGGTTCAGCACGATCGTACGGGCCCCGTGTGCACGGGCAAGCGCGACGGCAGACTCGTCGCCGCCGTCTACGGCAACCACCAGTTCTGCCGACGGTGGGTCAAGTTGTGCCAGGCTCGCCAGACACGCCCGGAAGTTCTCGTCGCCGCTGACAACGGGCACGACGATTGACACGCGTGGCGTCGGCGCGCTGGCGGTGACGCCATCGGCCCGGTCGGACGCACGGGCGCGAGAACTTACCTCATTCGGTTTCATGCCGTAGACGTCGACTGCCCGAGCAGCGCCAGCATTGGTGGCGGGATGAAAATCATACGTCAGACGTCTCCATGCCACCAGCGGCACCGACGGCCGTCCGGGCCGGCACACCGCACCGAGGCCGGACAGCCGGGCCAGACGCACGGTGCCGGAACGCGCAACTCCGCGGACGTGGGCGCGGTCCGGCGCGGAGTGGCCAATTCGAGCGTGATCGGAGATCATGACGGGCGATGAAGTTCTGCATGGTGACGACGTTCTACCCCCCGTATCACTTCGGGGGGGACGCCACCTATGTCCATCGCCTCGCTGTCGAATTGGGACGTCGAGGACACTTGGTGGACGTCGTTCACGACCTCGATTCGTATTACCTCCTGCATCCCGGCGAACCCTCACTCGAGTACGGCTCCTCGGAGAACGTCACCGTTCATCGCTTGAAATCGCCCTTCGGGTCCCTCTCACCCCTGGCGACCCACCAGACCTGCTTGCCGCTGTTGAAGCCGCGGCTCAAGCGCCTGCTCGAATCGGGCGGACACGACGTCATCAACTTCCACAATGTGTCGTTGATCGGCGCCGGGGCCTTCAGCTACGGGTGCGGGATCAAGCTGTACACGATCCACGAGCAGTGGCTCATCTGCCCGATGCACATCCTGTGGAAGTTCGGCCGCCGGCTGTGCGACAGGCGCCGCTGTTTCTGGTGCTGCCTGAGCGGGGCGAGGCCTCCTCAACTCTGGCGAGCGACCGGGCTGCTCCGGCGGCGAGCGCGTGCGATCGATCGGTTCCTCGCGCCGAGCCGGTTCGTGCGTGACAAGCACCGCGAGATGGGCATGGATGTGCCGACGACGGTCCTGCCGCACTTCCTGCCGGACCTGCCGCCCGCGTCGTCCAGTGGCTCGCCCCCGCACCCACGACCGTATTTTCTTTTCGTGGGGCGCCTGGAGCGGATCAAGGGGCTGCACACGCTGTTCGAGCCATTCAGACGGGCCGGCGCGGCGGATCTCCTCGTCGCGGGCGAAGGCGGCCAGGAGCCGGCCCTTCGCGCGGCCGCGGCCGGCATGCCAAACGTCTCGTTTCTCGGCGTGCAGCCCTACGCGCAGCTGCGGTCGCTCTATCGGCACGCGATCGCCCTGGTCGTGCCGTCAGTGTGTTACGAGGTGTTTCCGATGGTGATGCTCGAGGCCTTCGCCGAGGCGACCCCGGTCGTCGCCCGGGATCTCGCGGGCATCGCGGAGATCGTGAACGACTCGCGTGGCGGGATCCTGTTCCGCGACGAGGCCGGGTTGCAGCAGGCGCTGGACGGGTTGCGGACGAACTCCTCGCTGCGGCGTGCGCTTGGGGAGAACGGCCATCGCGCCCTCAAAGAGCGCTGGACCGCCGATGCGTACATTCGGCAGTACTTCAAGGTCATCGACGCTTGCCGCGAGGCGCGCGGGATCATGACGGCCCAGCAAGCCGCCGAACGCGGAGGATCGACGTGAGCGCGCTCGCGCGGCGCGTCCCGATTCTCGCGTACCACTCGATCAGCGACGGACCGCCGCCGCTTTGCGTGTCACCCGCCCGCTTCGAAGAACACCTGTCGTCTCTTGCTGGCGAGGGATGGGCGACGCTGACCCTCGACGAGTTGCTGGCCGGCCACGCCCGGGGCGGGTGGCCAGAACGGCGGCTGATGTTGACGTTCGATGACGGGCTGGCCAGCTTCGCGGGCGAGGCGCTGCCGCGGCTCGTCGGCGCCGGCTTCTCGGCGACGCTGTTTGTTGTGGCCGGCCGCATCGGCGGCGAGACCGATTGGCAAGGCTGGCCTCCGGCGACGCCCAGAGAGCGCCTGCTCGATGCAGCCGCGCTGAAAGAGGTCGCAGCGGCTGGCATCGAGATCGGCGCCCATGCCTTGTCGCATGTCCGCCTCTCCAGGCTGAGCCCCGAGGCAGCGGCGCACGAAGTGCTGGACAGCCGCCGACACATCGAGGATCTGATCGGCAGCCCCGTCAGGAGTTTTGCCTACCCGTTCGGCGAGGCCTCACCCGGCTTGGCGCGTCTCGTGCGCGAAAACTTCCGGGCCGGCTTCGGGATCCGGCTGGCGTACGCCTCGCCCCGGAGCCGGATTGAGATGTTCGAACGCATTGACGCGCACTACCTGCGAAGCCGCCAATCGCTCGTACCGCTCTCGAGCTGGACAACGCGGGCCTGGCTCGCGGTGAGGTCCGTGGCGCGTGAGGCCCGGCGCCTGTCGAGCTACCAAGGGCGATCACTCTAACCGGATCCAGTCGAGCGCAACACCCAGCACGCGCGCATCGCTACTGGGACTGGTAGCTTTCGGCACGAACGTATCCGTGCGGATGGTCAGCACCGAGTCCCGCGCCGCCAGTCGGGCGACCACCGCGGCGTTCAGCGCGAACCGGTACTCCGAGAACCCCGGTCCTGGACCGTCGATGATGCCGACCTCGGTGCCGTCGATGTCGATGCGGACCGTCGGCGCCCGGACGCCGGGCGATCGGGCGGCGGCCAGCCGCACGACCAGCGTGGCTTCCGGCCGCGCGATCGCCACGCGCGGAAGAGCGATCTGCGCTTCGCCAGCCGTCCATCGAGCGCGAGCCGAGGGCATCGACTCGCCGCCGTAGAAACCGCGCAGTACGAAGGCGAAGTCCCGGTCTCCGAAATCGGCCGTGAACGGCAGCGCAACCGCCCGCGCGGCGTCCGCGGATTCGATCTCGTACAAGTCCACCGCGGTGTTGACCGTCTGGAGCCGCCGTGGGAAGGCCACCGAAGACGACTCGAGCACGGTGTACGCCAGAGACGCCCCACCAGAGAAGGTGACACTGAGCCCACCAAAGTCACTTCGCCATAACCGGCGCGGCGGGTCGCCCGGGTAGTCCGTCAGAATCACGAAGACACGCCGCTTTGCGGCCAGCGCCCTCGCGATGAATGCCTGCAGCGCACCGCCGGGCGGCACACGCTCCATCACCGGAAGAACCGCGCGGTCGAACGTCGCCTGCAGGGCGAGCGGCAAGTGGCTCGGCGTCGATCGATCGGCAATGACAATCGCCGAGGGCGGGATGCGGTCGGCGATCTGTCCGACCTCCGCGTGAACTCCCTGCATGGGCGGGAGGCGCAGCGCCGGCCAGGCCTGGCCCAGCCACACGGCGGCGAGGCTGGCGACGACGATCCAGGCGATGCGACGGGCCCAGACTCCGATGGCGGCGACCCGCGCCGCGAGGGCGCCGACAAAGAGGAACCCGAGCGGCAGCACAGCGGGCACGAACCGCCGGAAGTCGGCCGGCCAGGCGGTCTTTTCCCGCCAGGCGAGCCAGAGGATCATTTCCGCCGCGAAGGGCGCGATGAGCGGCAGCAGGCGGAGATCGCCGTCTTTCGAGACTACCCAGATGAAGGCCGCGAGCATCACGGCCGCTCCCGCCGGTGTCAGGAGCAGACTCGCCGTCCTCACGACGCCAGGCGAGGCGACAGCGGGAGCCAGGATGGCCAAGCCTGCCAGCACCGGTAGCCGCGCTGGCGAGGGGAGCAGCCTGACGAATACCCAGGTTCCGACCAGCGCTGCGGCAGCAAGGCCCAGCGCCGGCATACCGCCGAGCGGAGCGATGACCCGGGCGACGGCATTGAAAGCCATCGCCGCCAGGCGAAGCGTGTACGGGGTGGAGACAAGGAGCGCGTGGGCGATCGCGTGGACGCCGAGCAGCCCAATCGTCGCCGCGTACCAGGGCCAGGCGGGTCCGAGCAGCCGACGGCGCCTGGCGAGCACGAGCCAGGCGATGCCGAGCGGGAGCAGAACAATCAATGCATCGATGCGGACCATGCCCGCAAGGCCGATTGCCGCACCCGCGCACGCGCCGGCACACCGACTCTGGTTGTCTCGCGCCACGAGCGTGAAGAAGATCCCCGCCAGCAGGAACCACTGGGCCAGCATTTCAGACGAGGCCGTCCACGCGTACCACACCTGGCCGAAGTTGACGGCCAGCAGCGTCGCCGCGATGCCCGCAGCGCTGGCCGACCACGCGCGGCGTCCGACGAGCCATGCGGCGAGCACACCAAGCACGCCGAACACCGCGTTCACGTAGTATCCGCCGTGCGGACCGAACAGTCCGACGAACACGGCGATCCAGACGGGAAGCAGGTGGAAAAAATTGGGCACCACGAGATCCCCGGTGCCGACCTGGAGGCCGCCCGGGAAGCGGTTCAACAGCTGAGGCCACGATCCATCGCGCTTGAGGAGGGCGTCGCGCGCTTCGTCGGGCAGCAGGCGCAGGACCTCGTCGGGCGACACCATGCCGCCGGTCCGGTGAATCGATTGCCCGATGGCCAGGTAGACAGAGGCGTCGCGGCCTTCAATCAGGTACTCGCCGGGCCGCCCGTAGAGCGCGGCGGCGGCCGCGAGCAAGATGGCGAGCCAGACGTGCGCAGCGACTGGCCGAGCGGGCTCGCTGGGGCGGCCGGTCCCGGGTTCGCGCCCGATCCACACCCACACGACAGCGGCCAGGACACCGGCACCAGCCAGGAGGCGGCCGAGGGTGAATGCTCCTGCTTCCGCCAGCAACATCCCAACCCACGAGACGGCGGCGACCAGGACGAAGAGCAGCGTGAACGCCGCCTCGAGCCGCGTGCAGCGCCGCGCACGATCGGGCGACCCACTGATCACACTGTCCCTCCCGCAGCGTTGTGCTGGCCGAGCCTCCGGCTTGGAACGTTCATGTAGCGATCACTTCGGCTCAGATCGGCCGTCCTGTCCGTCGCGTCGCGGCTCGTACCAGGGACCGCGGCGGGTGTTGAAATATCTCCGCCCGAGGAATATCGCGCCGGGGAGGAGGCGGAGCACGTCGGTGACGGTGTGAGAGCGAGCCGTCCTGCCGGAGGTTACCACCGGCTGCTTCACGATCACGAACGCGCCCAACCGCTTGAGTCGCCAGCTCAGATCAACATCCTCTCCGGCATAGAGTGTCTGATCGAACCCGCCAACGGTCTCAAACGCCTGCCGCGTACAGAAGATGAAGGATCCCGCCGCCAGCCGCCCGGCCCATTGGAGACAGAGCCACAACCACAGCAGCGCGGTCGCGTAGAGGGGAACGCGGCCATCGAACCGGGCCTTCGCACCGCCCCCGACCGCCCCGGAACGAATGGCACGCACGGCCGCGCGGAGGACTGCCTCGGAGACATCAGTGTCCGCATCGACAAACACCAGCAAATCGCCCAGAGCGTGCCTGGCGCCGGCGTTGCGCGCCGACGCGATCTGCCGATAGTTGACCATCACGAGGCGGGCCCCATGCCGCACCGCCACCTCGGCGGTCGCGTCGGCCGACGCATCATCGACAACGATGATCTCGTATGGTTCGTCCTGGGCCCGCGCAGCGGTCTGGAGCGCGGCGAGCGTGCGCCCGATCAGGCGCGCCTCGTCATGTGCCGGAATGACGATCGAGATCATGTTGGTTCTCTCTTGACCCCGCCGTTTTCCCGAACCGCCGGTTCAGCGCGAGAGCCACGCGATGCCCACGACGATGGGGCAACCCCGGACGGTTCACCCCCGACAAAGAACCAGATCGTATATCGGTCTCGCTGTGCCCGGTGGCGAGCGCGGCGAGCAGAGAGCCCCCAACCGCTACTTGCTCCGGTCGAGCACCTCAATCTTCAGCGCGATCCTGGCCGACGGCTTGCGCGCGCGCATCCACAGGAGGATCCGGCGAGAGAGTCGTTGCGTCACCACCAGCACGCCCAGCCCCGCCACCAGCGCAACGGGCATGAGCCAGTAGCCGCCGTGCGCTTCGGTGCCGGGCGGCAGCGCGAACTCCATCCCGAATCCTCTGGGCTGCCCGTTCAGCGTGAAGAAGCCGATGTTGTTAGGGAAGACCGGCTTCAGCACGGCCATGGCGAGAAGCGATACCCCCATCGACCAGCCGGTAAAGACCAGGATGGCCCATCCGAAACCGACAACCGATGACGTCGCGCTATGCCAAAGAGCCCG from Acidobacteriota bacterium includes:
- a CDS encoding NAD(P)/FAD-dependent oxidoreductase yields the protein MTTPGRVIIAGAGPAGLAAARSLAVAGVEVLVCEQRARVGGLARTESCRGYRFDVGGHRFLTRMPEIQRQWQETLGDDFLRVPRLSRILYRGRFFDYPVNLVNVVRNLGAWESARIIASYLSARVRPSPQERTFEEWVVNRFGRRLYEAFFKTYTEKVWGMPCSEIRADWAAQRIRGLTMRSAIASALGRRNGAASLAREFHYPRLGPGQMWERFADLVVAAGGTVRLATPVMRIHHDGRRVDRVEVGGDVTETLSAGHVISTLPLRHLLERLDPAPPPDVLAAGRALRHRDFIMVGLIIDTPRTFPDTWLYVHGPEVLVGRIQNFGNWSASMVSAPHRTSLGMEYFCSTGDAVWSRTDAELLELATRELHALGLAPAARVEDGCVIRQENAYPVYDCGYRANLAIIRDYLGHFENLQTIGRSGTHRYNNQDHSMLTGRLAALNVLGGQHDVWEVNAEESHVEDVPAAGRVAGA
- a CDS encoding oligosaccharide flippase family protein — protein: MPMSEPQRSPFRATLAGGAWLLVADSLFVPTALVISVFLARRLGPSQYGLFALAATVIGWVEWLVASFFSRAAIRQIAVASDWRPVGSAIVRAMLAVGVAIGALLAICAGPAGALLGDRAVVPLLYLAALSAPLAGLALSHRLVLTGLERFRARAVASSIRWIGRLVLVLVLVQVGFGVNGAVVATVAATALELVAARWFVRPSLLAADRTPWRELGRLAAPLFLAGVSVRAFERVDLLCLQAIGGRTADTGMYGAAQSLAALPGFVATAFAPVLLSSVSRLVAVGDGASAHRLSREALHCAFWLAPVAAVVAVASGEIVRLMFGQAFAAAGPILAVLSVASLANVELVLASTLLVAHDRVGTTVAIAAPLVPVAIVGHLLAIPRFGGFGAAVVTATVSWLAAGVALLVLKRVEGIGLFVSSAARVRFPQ
- a CDS encoding polysaccharide deacetylase family protein, whose protein sequence is MSALARRVPILAYHSISDGPPPLCVSPARFEEHLSSLAGEGWATLTLDELLAGHARGGWPERRLMLTFDDGLASFAGEALPRLVGAGFSATLFVVAGRIGGETDWQGWPPATPRERLLDAAALKEVAAAGIEIGAHALSHVRLSRLSPEAAAHEVLDSRRHIEDLIGSPVRSFAYPFGEASPGLARLVRENFRAGFGIRLAYASPRSRIEMFERIDAHYLRSRQSLVPLSSWTTRAWLAVRSVAREARRLSSYQGRSL
- a CDS encoding glycosyltransferase family 4 protein, with the translated sequence MVTTFYPPYHFGGDATYVHRLAVELGRRGHLVDVVHDLDSYYLLHPGEPSLEYGSSENVTVHRLKSPFGSLSPLATHQTCLPLLKPRLKRLLESGGHDVINFHNVSLIGAGAFSYGCGIKLYTIHEQWLICPMHILWKFGRRLCDRRRCFWCCLSGARPPQLWRATGLLRRRARAIDRFLAPSRFVRDKHREMGMDVPTTVLPHFLPDLPPASSSGSPPHPRPYFLFVGRLERIKGLHTLFEPFRRAGAADLLVAGEGGQEPALRAAAAGMPNVSFLGVQPYAQLRSLYRHAIALVVPSVCYEVFPMVMLEAFAEATPVVARDLAGIAEIVNDSRGGILFRDEAGLQQALDGLRTNSSLRRALGENGHRALKERWTADAYIRQYFKVIDACREARGIMTAQQAAERGGST
- a CDS encoding glycosyltransferase family 2 protein, with product MISDHARIGHSAPDRAHVRGVARSGTVRLARLSGLGAVCRPGRPSVPLVAWRRLTYDFHPATNAGAARAVDVYGMKPNEVSSRARASDRADGVTASAPTPRVSIVVPVVSGDENFRACLASLAQLDPPSAELVVAVDGGDESAVALARAHGARTIVLNRRGGPARARNAAARVADGDILFFVDADVTLRPDAIRRVLAAFAEFPSHAAIVGSYDDAPGATNFLSQYKNLSHRFVHQTARDEACAFWSACGAVRREVFERVGGYDESHTRASIEDIELGSRLLASGARIRMVKSLSVTHLKRWTTSRLLHSEIFDRAIPWTRLILANGHMPDDLNLRWSGRAAVAVASALGVSLVASAWFPWARRAAVLFAVVEILLDARLAQFFVRARGPVFAVRALAWQWVHYLCCAVGFCLGVSIHVLRLSGRPVVVPARPGTSPHKGDPGRE
- a CDS encoding glycosyltransferase — protein: MISIVIPAHDEARLIGRTLAALQTAARAQDEPYEIIVVDDASADATAEVAVRHGARLVMVNYRQIASARNAGARHALGDLLVFVDADTDVSEAVLRAAVRAIRSGAVGGGAKARFDGRVPLYATALLWLWLCLQWAGRLAAGSFIFCTRQAFETVGGFDQTLYAGEDVDLSWRLKRLGAFVIVKQPVVTSGRTARSHTVTDVLRLLPGAIFLGRRYFNTRRGPWYEPRRDGQDGRSEPK
- a CDS encoding glycosyltransferase family 39 protein, producing MISGSPDRARRCTRLEAAFTLLFVLVAAVSWVGMLLAEAGAFTLGRLLAGAGVLAAVVWVWIGREPGTGRPSEPARPVAAHVWLAILLAAAAALYGRPGEYLIEGRDASVYLAIGQSIHRTGGMVSPDEVLRLLPDEARDALLKRDGSWPQLLNRFPGGLQVGTGDLVVPNFFHLLPVWIAVFVGLFGPHGGYYVNAVFGVLGVLAAWLVGRRAWSASAAGIAATLLAVNFGQVWYAWTASSEMLAQWFLLAGIFFTLVARDNQSRCAGACAGAAIGLAGMVRIDALIVLLPLGIAWLVLARRRRLLGPAWPWYAATIGLLGVHAIAHALLVSTPYTLRLAAMAFNAVARVIAPLGGMPALGLAAAALVGTWVFVRLLPSPARLPVLAGLAILAPAVASPGVVRTASLLLTPAGAAVMLAAFIWVVSKDGDLRLLPLIAPFAAEMILWLAWREKTAWPADFRRFVPAVLPLGFLFVGALAARVAAIGVWARRIAWIVVASLAAVWLGQAWPALRLPPMQGVHAEVGQIADRIPPSAIVIADRSTPSHLPLALQATFDRAVLPVMERVPPGGALQAFIARALAAKRRVFVILTDYPGDPPRRLWRSDFGGLSVTFSGGASLAYTVLESSSVAFPRRLQTVNTAVDLYEIESADAARAVALPFTADFGDRDFAFVLRGFYGGESMPSARARWTAGEAQIALPRVAIARPEATLVVRLAAARSPGVRAPTVRIDIDGTEVGIIDGPGPGFSEYRFALNAAVVARLAARDSVLTIRTDTFVPKATSPSSDARVLGVALDWIRLE